From a region of the Kwoniella mangroviensis CBS 8507 chromosome 1 map unlocalized Ctg01, whole genome shotgun sequence genome:
- a CDS encoding glutamate-tRNA ligase produces the protein MPSVVIPLVQTPPFVLIALALIQGIPVGWDTESGETGQATYGEIKGAEEVRKELEKGIDGKEIPLPPLPTLLAANSTFQEVSGVLDALDDYLAYRTYFAGSKFGFGDAIIWGTIRGNTSAIGSIKKPGRPHLARWFNHVETLSVPQNALKTFQQARSEMDKGKKTKRLETVDVVLPNAVKGKVVVRFAPEPSGFLHIGHLKAAILNRFLADQYQGKFILRFDDTNPLKEEGEFEDAIKQDLEMIEIGFDKVVHTSDHFDKIQQFTEQLIRQGDAFMDDTDGETVKEQRRAEIPSKNRDASIEENLARFKKMLSGSDEGKKWSLRAKIDYQHKNGSMRDPVVYRYVEGSHHITGTQYKAYPMYDLACPIIDHLDGVTHALRANEYYARHEQYQWFLEKLGFPKIEIFDFSRVDFVYTVLSKRKLKYLVEKGVVGGWDDPRFPTVRGIRSRGMTVQGLKNYILGQGASQAQLSLEWDGIWTVNKKVIDPIAPRYWAIAEDKAVPVSIKGLEGGEKVEEKPLHKKNPEIGNKKVVYSDKLLIEQEDAVSFGDNEEITAMDWGNVFVSNKKTSTSGEVESLEFTLHLEGDFKKTSKKIHWLSAPSSSNQLVPVTLIEYDYLITKKKLEENDNLEDVINPKTEYRTKALASPEVASLKKWDIIQFERKGYYICQGTKDSEGRLEFGFIPDGRLQTISLKATPAVEKPKVAGASKGSWGKPGPTTTAAPAAATTIGESKDDTKILLSNGSSGFKIPVKTGMFESDKI, from the exons ATGCCATCAGTAGTGATCCCCCTCGTTCAAACACCTCCCTTCGTGCTCATTGCATTGGCTCTGATCCAGGGTATTCCCGTAGGGTGGGATACCGAATCTGGAGAGACCGGTCAAGCGACTTACGGTGAGATCAAAGGTGCTGAGGAGGTCAGAAAGGAGTTAGAGAAAGGCatagatgggaaagag ATTCCTCTCCCTCCCCTTCCCACACTCCTCGCTGCCAACAGTACTTTCCAGGAAGTATCCGGCGTCCTAGATGCTTTGGATGATTATCTCGCATATAG AACATACTTTGCTGGATCCAAGTTCGGTTTTGGAGATGCTATCATATGGGGTACCATCCGAG GAAATACATCTGCTATTGGATCCATCAAGAAACCCGGAAGACCCCATTTGGCACGATGGTTCAACCACGTTGAGACCCTCTCTGTCCCCCAAAATGCTCTCAAAACATTCCAACAAGCTAGATCTGAGATGGACAAAGgcaagaagaccaagaggTTAGAGACTGTCGATGTAGTTCTACCCAACGCTGTTAAAGGAAAGGTTGTTGTACGATTTG CCCCTGAACCATCGGGATTCCTTCATATCGGTCATTTGAAAGCTGCCATCCTCAATAGATTCTTGGCAGATCAGTACCAAGGAAAATTCATCCTTCGATTCGATGATACTAACCCACTTAAAGAGGAG GGTGAATTCGAGGATGCTATCAAACAGGATCTAGAGATGATTGAAATCGGTTTCGACAAGGTCGTTCACACTTCTGATCATTTCGATAAAATTCAACAGTTCACTGAACAACTCATCAGACAAGGTGATGCCTTTATGGATGATACTGATGGTGAAACT GTCAAAGAGCAACGACGAGCTGAGATCCCATCGAAGAATCGAGATGCCTCTATCGAAGAAAATCTTGCGAGATTCAAGAAAATGCTCTCTGGTTCGGATGAGGGTAAAAAATGGTCTTTGAGAGCTAAGATTGACTACCAACACAAGAACGGTTCGATGAGAGATCCCGTCGTTTACAGATACGTTGAAGGATCTCATCACATTACTGG TACCCAATACAAGGCTTACCCCATGTATGATCTCGCTTGTCCTATAATTGATCACCTCGACGGTGTCACCCACGCCCTCAGAGCCAACGAGTATTACGCAAGACATGAACAATATCAATGGTTCTTGGAGAAACTTGGTTTCCCCAAGATCGAAATCTTCGACTTCAG TCGAGTCGATTTCGTATACACTGTTTTGTCTAAACGAAAGCTGAAATACCTGGTCGAGAAAGGTGTTGTCGGCGGTTGGGATGATCCTAGATTTCCTACCGTAAGAG GTATTCGATCAAGAGGTATGACTGTCCAAGGTCTCAAGAACTACATCTTAGGTCAGGGTGcctctcaagctcaactctcattggaatgggatggtatTTGGACAGTAAACAAGAAAGTGATTGATCCCATTGCACCTCGATACTGGGCTATCGCGGAGGACAAGGCCGTTCCAGTTTCAATCAAAGGTTTGGAAGGTGGCgagaaggttgaagagaaaCCTTTACACAAGAAGAACCCTGAAATCGGTAACAAGAAGGTCGTATACTCTGATAAGCTCTTGATCGAGCAAGAGGACGCAGTTTCCTTTGGTGATaatgaagag ATCACAGCGATGGATTGGGGGAATGTCTTCGTATCCAACAAGAAGACATCCACTTCAGGCGAAGTAGAATCATTAGAATTCACTTTACACCTCGAAGGAGATTTCAAGAAGACTTCAAAGAAGATCCATTGGCTGTCcgctccatcatcttccaatcagCTCGTACCTGTCACTTTGATCGAATATGATTACTTGAttacgaagaagaaattagaagagaatgataatcTTGAAGATGTCATTAACCCCAAGACTGAATACAGAACTAAGGCTCTTGCTTCTCCCGAAGTTGCCAGTTTGAAGAAATGGGATATCATCCAGTTTGAGAGAAAGGGTTATTATATCTGTCAAGGTACGAAAGAttcagaaggaagattggaaTTCGGTTTCATTCCTGA CGGCCGACTCCAAACGATCTCCCTCAAAGCTACTCCAGCAGTTGAGAAACCAAAAGTAGCTGGGGCGTCTAAAGGATCATGGGGTAAACCAGGTCCCACAACGACTGCTGCTCCCGCCGCCGCTACTACTATTGGTGAAAGTAAAGATGATACTAAGATCTTGCTTTCAAATGGATCAAGTGGATTCAAAATTCCTGTCAAGACTGGGATGTTTGAATCTGATAAGATCTAG